Proteins from a genomic interval of Panthera tigris isolate Pti1 chromosome A2, P.tigris_Pti1_mat1.1, whole genome shotgun sequence:
- the LOC122236738 gene encoding MAP/microtubule affinity-regulating kinase 3-like translates to MSEYVSRDNLRDDFTHRGQVTEEVPDKFCQLLSVVEYCHQQGMIGGYLKLETLLFQKKLKVKLTGVGLSIQFAGYKLHTFWDSPPYSAPRLFLQQREDTPSANAWSLGVVWYCLATGLEPFEGEVFWDAERNIENREHNALVFMSLESENMWYTLTTIQPTIRTPTTVRSWSSIATCSSTGLSSEQSSLTSEGTSIGTTISGPRCNSPATNSDTSSEYRQPGRMSLEPKNQVLKHLNKLKNVFKKNNKIQPPKNANK, encoded by the coding sequence AATACGTAAGCAGAGACAACCTGCGTGACGATTTTACGCACCGTGGCCAAGTGACGGAGGAGGTTCCAGACAAATTCTGCCAGCTGTTATCGGTGGTGGAGTACTGCCACCAACAAGGTATGATCGGCGGGTATCTAAAGCTAGAGACACTGCTTTTTCAAAAGAAGCTGAAGGTAAAACTCACGGGGGTTGGACTAAGCATCCAGTTTGCTGGCTACAAACTCCACACTTTCTGGGACAGCCCCCCTTATTCTGCCCCGCGACTCTTCCTGCAGCAAAGGGAGGACACCCCTTCCGCAAACGCTTGGAGCCTGGGGGTGGTTTGGTACTGCTTGGCCACCGGGTTGGAGCCGTTTGAGGGGGAAGTCTTCTGGGACGCGGAACGAAATATCGAAAACAGGGAACACAATGCTCTGGTTTTCATGTCCCtggagagtgaaaacatgtggtacaCGTTGACAACTATCCAGCCCACGATCAGGACACCAACCACAGTCCGCTCCTGGAGCTCCATCGCAACCTGTTCCAGCACAGGCCTGTCCTCAGAGCAGAGTAGTCTGACCTCCGAAGGGACCAGCATAGGGACCACGATTAGCGGGCCCAGATGCAACTCGCCAGCCACAAACTCCGACACCAGCAGTGAATACAGGCAGCCAGGGAGGATGTCTCTAGAGCCAAAAAATCAGGTTCTCAAacatctcaataaattaaaaaatgtatttaaaaaaaataataaaatacaacccccaaaaaatgcaaataaatga